From Pseudomonas sp. StFLB209, a single genomic window includes:
- the hpxZ gene encoding oxalurate catabolism protein HpxZ, with protein sequence MNPQSIDRPEVLAEVRAAFERYEQALVSNDTQVLDELFWHDPRTVRLGAGENLYGIEAIRAFRAARPSAGLQRTLRNTVISCYGEDFAVCSTEFTRDGSERIGRQQQSWVRLDGQWRIVAAHVSLMS encoded by the coding sequence ATGAACCCGCAATCGATTGATCGCCCTGAGGTGCTGGCCGAGGTACGCGCTGCGTTTGAGCGCTACGAGCAGGCGCTGGTCAGCAATGACACTCAGGTGCTCGATGAGCTGTTTTGGCATGACCCGCGCACCGTACGGCTTGGCGCCGGGGAGAACCTGTATGGCATCGAAGCGATCCGCGCCTTTCGTGCGGCGCGCCCGTCGGCCGGGCTGCAACGCACCCTGCGCAATACGGTGATCAGCTGCTATGGCGAGGATTTTGCTGTGTGCAGTACCGAGTTCACCCGCGACGGCAGCGAGCGCATCGGTCGCCAGCAGCAGAGCTGGGTACGCCTGGACGGGCAGTGGCGGATCGTCGCTGCGCACGTCAGCCTGATGTCGTAA
- a CDS encoding gamma-glutamyltransferase family protein: MLNTTLAARGIAVAPHSLAAQSALAILRSGGNAIEAMVAAAATIAVVYPHMNGLGGDGFWLIVPKHGEPLAIDASGPAGSLATLERYRGQASIPLRGAAAALTVAGTVGGWQEALAVSAGLGGSTPLPALLADAIHYASAGIPVTRSQHAATAAKLAQLQDIPGFADTYLCHSEGRYRVPEAGSLFRQPRLAQTLQRLSDCGLDDFYRGSLGDSIAADLQQLGAPVTRADLAAYRAKRVKPLALEHGSGTVYNLPPPTQGVVSQLILGIAEQAGLADTAVDSAAYVHTLVEATKLAFKVRDAYITDPAHMKVDPQAFLAPDFLREQAALIDPRQAQRWGEDKGPGDTVWMGVIDSDGLAVSFIQSIYHEFGSGVVLSDSGLVWQNRGASFSLDPEHLLALQPGKQPFHTLNPAAARLHDGRSMVYGTMGGDGQPQTQAAVFTRYAVFNQPLQQAVSAPRWLLGRTWGDSSVSLKLESRFDPQRVEQLAALGHDVEVLEAFSETMGHAGAAVQLPNGTFEGAYDPRGNGAAAGF, from the coding sequence ATGCTCAACACCACACTGGCCGCCCGGGGCATTGCCGTGGCACCTCATAGCCTGGCCGCGCAATCGGCGCTGGCCATTCTGCGTAGCGGCGGCAACGCCATCGAAGCGATGGTGGCCGCTGCCGCCACCATCGCGGTGGTGTACCCGCACATGAACGGCCTTGGCGGCGATGGCTTCTGGCTCATCGTGCCGAAACACGGCGAACCGCTGGCCATCGATGCCAGCGGCCCGGCCGGCAGCCTGGCGACCCTGGAGCGCTACCGTGGCCAAGCGAGTATCCCGCTGCGTGGCGCCGCTGCCGCATTGACCGTCGCCGGGACGGTCGGCGGCTGGCAGGAGGCGTTGGCGGTCAGTGCCGGGCTGGGCGGCAGCACGCCGCTGCCGGCGCTGCTGGCCGATGCCATCCATTACGCCAGTGCCGGTATCCCGGTGACCCGTTCGCAGCATGCCGCCACCGCCGCCAAGCTTGCGCAACTGCAGGATATTCCGGGGTTCGCCGACACCTACCTGTGCCACAGCGAAGGCCGCTACCGGGTCCCGGAGGCGGGCAGTCTGTTTCGCCAGCCACGCCTGGCGCAAACCCTGCAACGCTTGAGTGATTGCGGCCTGGATGATTTTTATCGTGGCAGCCTGGGCGACAGCATCGCCGCCGACCTGCAACAGCTCGGTGCGCCGGTCACCCGTGCTGATCTGGCGGCCTATCGGGCCAAACGGGTCAAGCCGCTGGCCCTGGAGCATGGCAGCGGCACGGTGTACAACCTGCCGCCACCGACCCAGGGCGTGGTGTCGCAGCTGATTCTGGGGATTGCTGAACAGGCCGGCTTGGCAGACACCGCCGTCGACTCGGCGGCTTACGTGCACACGTTGGTCGAGGCCACCAAACTGGCCTTCAAGGTGCGCGATGCCTATATCACTGACCCGGCGCACATGAAGGTCGATCCCCAGGCATTTCTGGCCCCCGACTTTCTTCGTGAGCAAGCCGCGCTGATTGACCCCCGGCAGGCGCAGCGTTGGGGCGAAGACAAGGGGCCGGGTGATACGGTGTGGATGGGCGTGATCGACAGCGATGGTCTGGCGGTGTCGTTTATCCAGAGCATCTACCACGAGTTCGGCAGCGGCGTGGTGCTCAGCGACAGCGGGCTGGTCTGGCAGAACCGCGGCGCTTCGTTCAGTCTTGACCCTGAGCATTTGCTGGCGCTGCAACCGGGCAAGCAGCCGTTCCACACCCTCAACCCGGCCGCCGCCCGGCTGCATGATGGTCGCAGCATGGTGTACGGCACCATGGGCGGTGATGGCCAGCCGCAGACCCAGGCTGCCGTCTTCACTCGTTATGCCGTGTTCAATCAGCCATTGCAGCAGGCCGTCAGCGCCCCGCGCTGGCTGCTGGGGCGCACCTGGGGCGACAGCAGCGTGTCGCTCAAGCTGGAATCACGCTTCGACCCGCAACGGGTTGAGCAACTGGC